Proteins co-encoded in one Kribbella solani genomic window:
- a CDS encoding glycoside hydrolase family 172 protein, whose protein sequence is MTLGNLTGISALADVESRSISAENPTGEPGQGGRRTEGTGAHAARDLGPGWKVSPSIEIGPGETATLADIAGSGCITHIWLTTHVDHWRRLVFRGYWDGDAAPAIETPVGDFFCSGWGRFAQVNSLPVAVNPNGGFNCYWEMPFQSQAQLTIENTHDEPVIVYFQVDYWLGAVPDKSAYLHAQWRRSNPLQSATVHTLLDGVEGPGHYVGTYIAWGVNSSGWWGEGEVKFYVDSDDEFPSICGTGTEDYFGGAWNFDVPHLGGYTEFSTPYLGMPQVIRPDGQYQSQQRFGMYRFHLPDPIRFKEKLRVDVQALGWRSGGRYLPLQDDIASTAFFYSSKTSTARPEAPVHDVMEIC, encoded by the coding sequence ATGACTCTTGGGAATCTGACCGGCATCAGTGCGCTCGCCGACGTCGAGTCGCGCTCCATCAGTGCGGAGAACCCGACCGGCGAGCCCGGTCAGGGTGGGCGGCGGACCGAGGGGACCGGCGCGCACGCGGCCCGGGACCTCGGCCCGGGCTGGAAGGTCTCGCCGTCGATCGAGATCGGTCCGGGCGAGACCGCGACGCTCGCCGACATCGCCGGGTCCGGCTGCATCACGCACATCTGGCTGACCACCCACGTCGACCACTGGCGGCGGCTGGTGTTCCGCGGGTACTGGGACGGCGACGCGGCGCCGGCGATCGAGACACCGGTGGGTGACTTCTTCTGCTCCGGCTGGGGCCGGTTCGCGCAGGTGAACTCGCTGCCGGTCGCGGTGAACCCGAACGGCGGTTTCAACTGCTACTGGGAGATGCCGTTCCAGTCGCAAGCACAGCTGACCATCGAGAACACCCACGACGAGCCGGTGATCGTGTACTTCCAGGTCGACTACTGGCTCGGTGCGGTACCGGACAAGTCGGCGTACTTGCACGCGCAATGGCGGCGGAGCAACCCGCTCCAGTCGGCCACTGTGCACACTCTGCTCGACGGAGTAGAGGGGCCAGGGCACTACGTCGGCACGTACATCGCGTGGGGCGTGAACAGCTCCGGTTGGTGGGGTGAGGGCGAGGTCAAGTTCTACGTGGACAGTGACGACGAGTTCCCGAGCATCTGCGGTACTGGCACCGAGGATTACTTCGGCGGCGCGTGGAACTTCGACGTACCCCACTTGGGCGGCTACACCGAGTTCAGCACGCCGTACTTGGGTATGCCGCAGGTGATCCGGCCGGACGGGCAGTACCAGAGCCAGCAGCGGTTCGGCATGTACCGCTTCCACCTCCCAGACCCGATCCGGTTCAAGGAGAAGCTGCGCGTGGACGTACAGGCACTGGGCTGGCGCTCTGGTGGTCGCTATCTACCCCTTCAGGACGACATCGCTTCAACAGCGTTCTTCTACTCCAGTAAGACGAGTACGGCTCGTCCGGAGGCGCCGGTGCATGACGTAATGGAGATCTGCTGA
- a CDS encoding Shedu immune nuclease family protein has translation MSDSFSDPDEPMSDADYALGRLTTRTYVSKSFRLKFPTSRDFGHLARYVNKVFDEEPLDLGEFEWEVITLSESARTQVRIMLAREQGVARQLIIQKVKTTNWVSKLETLLSLNREQTGKFIDTIKMLDHIPIEGDDRTVVDDDILRAVLEDPRGLEELYRQDRGQLTELIQNDSSARDVIALAHRREQLENFRMLLEEDDRFDAEAERLRGPERVWQDFLERNPWVLGIGLAGQLLMSWDQTRLEQVVAGPSVAGAGKRADGMLRTTGVVRSMVFAEIKHHRTQLLESGPPYRSGCWAPSKELAGGVTQVQQTVYRAVQELSDKFADKDTDGGNLGTDTYLVRPRSFLIVGHLSQLLSSGGGVMDDKQRSFELYRRNLYEPEILTFDELLARAEWLLAEAEDEIQ, from the coding sequence GTGAGCGACTCATTCAGCGATCCGGACGAACCGATGAGCGACGCTGACTACGCTCTCGGCCGCCTGACGACCCGCACGTACGTCTCAAAGAGCTTCCGCCTCAAATTTCCAACCTCACGTGACTTCGGACATCTCGCCCGATATGTGAACAAAGTGTTCGACGAGGAGCCGCTCGATCTGGGCGAGTTCGAGTGGGAGGTCATCACGTTGTCCGAGAGCGCCCGCACGCAGGTCCGTATCATGCTGGCCCGCGAGCAAGGTGTTGCACGTCAGCTGATCATCCAAAAGGTCAAGACCACCAACTGGGTATCAAAGTTGGAGACTCTCCTCTCGCTGAACCGGGAGCAGACCGGCAAGTTCATCGACACCATCAAGATGCTGGATCACATCCCGATCGAGGGTGATGACCGGACCGTTGTTGACGATGACATCCTGCGAGCGGTTCTCGAAGACCCCCGCGGACTGGAGGAGCTGTACCGCCAAGACCGCGGGCAGCTGACCGAGCTGATCCAGAATGACTCGTCAGCCCGTGACGTCATCGCCTTGGCCCATCGACGGGAGCAGCTCGAGAACTTCCGCATGCTGTTGGAGGAAGATGATCGCTTCGATGCCGAGGCGGAGCGCCTGCGTGGCCCCGAGAGAGTCTGGCAGGACTTTCTGGAGCGCAACCCTTGGGTGCTCGGCATCGGACTCGCTGGTCAACTGTTGATGTCATGGGACCAAACGCGGTTAGAGCAGGTAGTGGCGGGCCCCTCTGTTGCCGGCGCGGGCAAACGTGCAGACGGAATGCTCCGAACAACCGGAGTTGTCCGGTCGATGGTGTTCGCCGAGATCAAGCACCACCGCACGCAGCTCTTAGAGAGTGGTCCTCCATATCGATCAGGGTGTTGGGCGCCGAGCAAGGAGTTGGCCGGTGGTGTGACTCAGGTGCAGCAAACCGTCTACCGTGCAGTCCAGGAGCTCTCAGACAAGTTCGCCGACAAAGACACGGATGGCGGCAACCTCGGCACCGACACATACCTGGTTCGGCCGCGCTCATTCCTAATCGTCGGCCATCTCAGCCAGCTCCTCAGCAGCGGTGGCGGAGTAATGGACGACAAACAGCGTTCTTTTGAGCTATATCGCCGTAACCTCTATGAGCCGGAGATCCTCACTTTCGATGAGCTGCTCGCTCGTGCCGAGTGGCTACTCGCCGAGGCCGAGGACGAGATCCAGTAG
- a CDS encoding Imm1 family immunity protein has protein sequence MTYSLKAYYKHEHTDGGVLVTSAADVDALVDAMLAEPFENSVATLYIQERPRSDRGYPDHELRVGLYPEGKVGSLRYARNVDGEAGAWYARGQHSHREEVFYYYTGHDEGYPQDSELPGEDIRRAIKEFLQNGGERPASLDWAVWPTDIG, from the coding sequence ATGACGTACTCGCTGAAGGCCTACTACAAGCACGAGCACACCGACGGCGGCGTGCTGGTGACCTCCGCCGCCGATGTCGACGCACTCGTCGACGCAATGCTGGCGGAGCCGTTTGAGAACTCGGTCGCCACGCTCTACATCCAAGAACGACCACGCAGCGACCGCGGCTACCCAGACCACGAGCTGCGCGTCGGTCTCTACCCTGAGGGCAAAGTCGGCAGCCTGCGCTACGCCCGCAATGTCGACGGCGAAGCCGGCGCCTGGTACGCACGCGGTCAGCACAGCCACCGTGAAGAGGTTTTCTACTACTACACCGGTCACGACGAGGGGTATCCGCAAGACTCGGAGCTGCCCGGCGAGGACATCCGGAGGGCGATCAAGGAGTTCTTGCAGAATGGTGGAGAACGTCCGGCATCGCTCGACTGGGCTGTGTGGCCGACCGACATCGGCTGA
- a CDS encoding DMT family transporter → MSGVNHPRIAVVALLSVAAAWGSTFFLTKDLLTRMDVADYLALRFLIASVALILVHPPAIARLSRLDRGRAVVLGITYGVAQLVQTEGLRHTSASVSGFITGMYVVLTPLLAAVILRHKIGRWAWLAVILATTGLGVLSLQGLSLGTGELLTLASAGLYALHIIGLGAWSTSRNAFGLSALQMIVITCVCAIGALPGGFSVPSNGRDWVSVVYMALIAGALALIVQTWAQAHLTPTRAAIAMTMEPVFASTFAVLFGSDSLTWRMLVGGALVVSAMYLVELAPRRKFEAEVQHLAQ, encoded by the coding sequence ATGTCCGGCGTGAACCACCCGCGGATCGCCGTCGTCGCCCTGCTGTCGGTCGCGGCCGCGTGGGGTTCGACGTTCTTCCTGACCAAGGACCTGCTCACCAGGATGGACGTCGCCGACTACCTGGCGTTGCGGTTCCTGATCGCGTCGGTCGCGCTGATCCTCGTCCATCCACCCGCGATCGCCCGGCTGAGCCGCCTGGACCGTGGCCGCGCGGTGGTGCTCGGCATCACCTACGGTGTCGCGCAGCTGGTCCAGACCGAAGGTCTGCGGCACACCTCGGCGAGCGTCTCCGGCTTCATCACCGGCATGTACGTCGTCCTCACCCCGCTGCTCGCCGCGGTCATCCTGCGGCACAAGATCGGCCGCTGGGCCTGGCTGGCTGTGATCCTCGCCACGACCGGCCTCGGCGTTCTGTCGCTCCAGGGCCTGAGCCTCGGCACCGGTGAGCTGCTCACGCTCGCCTCCGCCGGCCTGTACGCGCTGCACATCATCGGCCTGGGCGCCTGGTCCACGTCCCGGAACGCGTTCGGCCTGTCGGCGCTGCAGATGATCGTGATCACCTGCGTCTGCGCGATCGGCGCGCTGCCGGGCGGGTTCTCGGTGCCGAGCAACGGCCGCGACTGGGTCAGCGTCGTGTACATGGCGCTGATCGCCGGGGCGCTCGCCCTGATCGTCCAGACCTGGGCCCAGGCACACCTGACGCCGACCCGCGCGGCGATCGCGATGACAATGGAGCCGGTGTTCGCGTCGACGTTCGCCGTGCTGTTCGGATCGGACAGTCTGACCTGGCGGATGCTGGTCGGCGGCGCGCTGGTGGTGTCGGCGATGTACCTGGTCGAGCTGGCGCCACGGCGTAAGTTCGAAGCCGAAGTGCAGCACCTGGCGCAGTAG
- the pknB gene encoding Stk1 family PASTA domain-containing Ser/Thr kinase, translating into MTDDVDTQVSDRLVGRVLDGRYRVGPRVAKGGMATVYQALDMRLDRTVAVKVMHDGLGDDAQFTRRFVAEARAAARLSNPNVVAVFDQGDDGGTLFLAMEYVPGRTLRDVIREEAPLSPARALDLLAPVLSALSAAHDAGIVHRDIKPENVLISTKGEVKVADFGLARAVSASGNTATQGLLMGTVSYLAPELVTDGSADARSDVYSAGILLYEMLTGNKPHSGDTPIQVAYAHVHADVPAPSLEQPAIPPYVDALVQRATARDRDLRPTDARVFSRQVHRVRSALDEGLPDDPELTGDLTVPIQQIRQDSGYDDGYTRGVPTEQGPLRHDTIVVPVEQGRPTGAPATGTHPPKQTAPPVRRRSRGPIALIIVLAAAIAIGTAAWYYGIHRYTTTPNLVNMTAAVASADAEKVGLHTNLANQDYSEDVPVGEVIRTDPAAGDRIRKNGDIGLTVSKGPERYRVPQLVGLQLDAAQQALSPIKLVTGQINEQYNETVPQGRVIAISPKFNTVVKPGTAVNFAVSKGKRPIGVPDFTGKSYRDANKALKKLGFVVSRSQQYDDKVAEGDVISQTPNNGNLFAKDKVSLVVSLGPPLVAVPDVKRKTTADAQKTLGDAGFQVRVQKASFNLGLNIVAAQSPGAGQKVKPGTTIVITVL; encoded by the coding sequence GTGACGGACGACGTGGACACGCAGGTCAGCGACCGCCTCGTCGGGCGCGTGCTCGACGGTCGGTACCGCGTGGGCCCGCGCGTCGCCAAGGGCGGGATGGCCACCGTCTACCAGGCGCTGGACATGCGGCTGGACCGGACCGTAGCGGTCAAGGTGATGCACGACGGGCTCGGCGACGACGCGCAGTTCACCCGCCGGTTCGTGGCCGAGGCCCGGGCCGCCGCCCGCCTGTCGAACCCGAACGTGGTGGCGGTCTTCGACCAGGGCGACGACGGCGGCACGCTGTTCCTGGCAATGGAGTACGTGCCCGGCCGCACGCTGCGGGACGTCATCCGAGAGGAGGCACCGCTCTCCCCCGCCCGCGCGCTGGACCTGCTGGCACCGGTGCTGTCCGCACTGTCGGCCGCCCACGACGCGGGCATCGTGCACCGCGACATCAAGCCAGAGAACGTACTGATCTCGACCAAGGGCGAGGTGAAGGTCGCCGACTTCGGTCTGGCCCGTGCGGTCAGTGCCAGCGGCAACACCGCCACCCAGGGCCTGCTGATGGGCACAGTGTCGTACCTGGCACCCGAACTGGTCACCGACGGCAGCGCCGACGCCCGCTCGGACGTGTACTCGGCGGGCATCCTGCTGTACGAGATGCTCACCGGCAACAAGCCGCACTCGGGTGACACCCCGATCCAGGTCGCGTACGCACACGTGCACGCCGACGTACCTGCACCGTCGCTGGAACAGCCGGCCATCCCGCCGTACGTCGATGCACTCGTGCAGCGCGCTACTGCACGCGACCGGGACCTACGGCCAACCGACGCGCGGGTGTTCAGCCGCCAGGTACACCGAGTGCGCAGTGCGCTCGACGAGGGACTACCGGATGACCCGGAGCTCACTGGCGATCTCACTGTGCCGATCCAGCAGATCCGGCAGGACAGTGGGTACGACGACGGGTACACCCGCGGCGTCCCCACTGAACAAGGGCCTCTCCGCCACGACACGATCGTCGTACCGGTAGAGCAGGGTCGGCCGACCGGAGCACCGGCGACCGGTACACACCCACCGAAGCAGACAGCACCACCAGTACGCCGCAGGTCGCGTGGACCGATCGCACTGATCATCGTCCTCGCTGCGGCGATCGCCATCGGTACAGCAGCCTGGTACTACGGAATCCACCGCTACACGACCACACCGAACCTGGTGAACATGACAGCGGCCGTAGCCTCCGCTGACGCTGAGAAGGTCGGTCTGCACACCAATCTGGCCAACCAGGACTACTCCGAGGACGTGCCCGTCGGTGAGGTCATCCGGACCGACCCGGCGGCGGGTGACCGGATCCGGAAGAACGGCGACATCGGACTGACCGTGTCGAAGGGGCCGGAGCGCTACCGCGTACCGCAGCTCGTCGGTCTGCAGCTCGATGCCGCGCAGCAGGCGCTGTCGCCGATCAAGCTGGTCACCGGCCAGATCAACGAGCAGTACAACGAGACCGTGCCGCAGGGCCGGGTGATCGCGATCAGCCCGAAGTTCAACACGGTCGTCAAGCCGGGTACCGCGGTGAACTTCGCCGTCAGCAAGGGCAAGCGGCCGATCGGCGTACCCGACTTCACCGGCAAGTCGTACCGGGACGCGAACAAGGCGCTGAAGAAGCTCGGCTTCGTCGTCAGTCGCAGTCAGCAGTACGACGACAAGGTCGCCGAGGGCGACGTGATCAGCCAGACCCCGAACAACGGCAACCTGTTCGCCAAGGACAAGGTCTCGCTGGTGGTGTCGCTCGGCCCGCCGCTGGTCGCGGTACCGGACGTGAAGCGAAAGACCACCGCGGACGCACAGAAGACCCTCGGCGACGCCGGTTTCCAGGTCCGGGTCCAGAAGGCCTCGTTCAACCTCGGCCTGAACATCGTCGCCGCCCAGAGCCCCGGCGCCGGCCAAAAGGTGAAGCCCGGCACGACGATCGTGATCACCGTTCTTTAG
- a CDS encoding DPP IV N-terminal domain-containing protein: protein MTTSPADQNNPTDQVNDQPGDREADGIERPGSWSISRRRALQLSGGIAAVGAVSAVELPAAATETTPDKLGQSGATETRENQAVLREGTNFMVSVSPDGNWLALDLVTAIWVLPSAGGTARRLTDDLQDATRPRWSPDGRSIVFQSYRDGNFHLWTIRPDGSGLRQLTNGRYDHREPHVAPDGRSIVFSSDRGGNGSYGIHRLDLATGTITKLTDDTSEEAEPTISPDGRKIAFTVDTSSIVELDLTSGARSTLVAAKTGITVFGPSYSPAGKLAYVRLTGPACALIVDNQQLTSDQDVFAVPPSWSSTTDLYYTADGTIRHHHTGTASTGQRIVDGRSASGQIADERIVDERGAGGEHAVVPFAAVVPVTRKRPRAKSPDLESTAKRPVHGIASPTSSPDGRLLAFRALNAIWLATSDGRTTPRKLVADGYFNSDPDFSPDGKTLLYASDRDGTADLWLHDLSTGKNTKLSGLPGAQTAPRFAPDGKRIAYQDQDGVAWILDLGSGQVRQVTPTLFQPGRVSWSRDGKTLVLAAVKPFSKRFREGTSQLLYVDVATAALEYVEPMPFRSLATRGDDGPVFSPDGKQLAFVVESLLYVVPVDARGRFTAEPRAITKEVTDSPVWQDNRTLLYLHNGTLRRTTITGGRPATVKLDLWYRRATIKQHVTIHAGALWDGRASTLRRDVDIVLDGARIAAVRDHDGRRGSKTGSTAGSTSGSTADIDASKLTVMPGLIDAHNHWHLRGRAWGARQGNLWLAYGITSTRSPGDPVYQMQETREALAGGSLRGPRYFATGEAIDGSRVYYNFMRPTLSVQQLALELDRVEGLAYDLVKTYVRLPIEYQRRAIAYVHRLGLQLSSHYLYPAEHLGMDGMEHTGATNRLGYSHTVSRLGRAYADVITLFTQAGLSVTPTLFNSTMAHVDDPSLLTDRRTTTLYPSWEYDYLIGEVETAKGPAGVTTRELLRGNVDMVLRIHRGGGLVIAGTDTPLDNMAISLHANLRSMVAGGFTPYEALTTATHNPAKWLRVEDKLGVVRPGAQADLSFVTGDPLSDIRAAAAVQQVMIAGNLHSVDALLAPYTHTTRTTPTLQTANAPQPLTRPQAHATTPTHWWHEPEWLHRACCEG from the coding sequence ATGACCACTAGCCCAGCCGATCAGAACAACCCGACCGACCAGGTGAACGACCAGCCGGGCGACCGCGAGGCTGACGGGATTGAGCGGCCCGGCTCGTGGAGCATTTCGCGGCGGCGGGCACTACAGCTTTCCGGTGGGATCGCGGCCGTCGGGGCCGTCAGCGCCGTCGAACTGCCGGCAGCGGCCACTGAAACCACGCCGGACAAGTTGGGCCAGTCCGGCGCCACTGAAACCCGCGAGAACCAGGCGGTACTCCGGGAAGGCACCAACTTCATGGTGTCGGTCTCCCCGGACGGGAACTGGCTCGCGCTCGACCTGGTGACCGCGATCTGGGTACTACCGTCCGCCGGCGGCACGGCCCGCCGCCTCACCGACGACCTGCAGGACGCGACCCGCCCACGCTGGTCGCCGGACGGGCGGTCGATCGTCTTCCAGTCGTACCGCGACGGCAACTTCCACTTGTGGACAATCCGACCAGATGGCAGCGGCCTGCGGCAGTTGACGAACGGACGGTACGACCACCGCGAGCCACACGTCGCACCGGACGGACGGTCGATTGTCTTCTCGTCCGACCGCGGCGGGAACGGCAGCTACGGCATCCACCGCCTCGACCTCGCGACCGGCACCATCACCAAACTCACCGACGACACCAGCGAAGAGGCCGAGCCAACCATCTCCCCGGACGGCCGGAAGATCGCCTTCACCGTCGACACGAGCTCGATCGTCGAGCTGGACCTCACGTCCGGCGCCCGCAGCACGCTGGTCGCCGCCAAGACGGGCATCACCGTCTTCGGCCCGTCCTACTCCCCGGCCGGCAAACTCGCGTACGTCCGCCTGACCGGACCGGCCTGCGCACTGATTGTTGACAATCAACAATTGACATCCGACCAGGACGTCTTCGCCGTACCCCCGTCCTGGTCGTCCACAACCGACCTCTACTACACCGCCGACGGCACCATCCGCCACCATCACACCGGCACCGCAAGCACCGGTCAGCGGATTGTCGACGGCCGGAGTGCCAGTGGGCAGATTGCCGACGAACGGATTGTCGACGAACGGGGCGCCGGTGGGGAGCACGCCGTCGTGCCGTTTGCGGCGGTGGTGCCGGTGACGCGGAAGCGGCCTCGGGCCAAGAGTCCGGATCTCGAGTCGACCGCGAAGCGGCCGGTCCATGGGATCGCGAGTCCGACCTCGTCGCCGGACGGTCGCCTGCTCGCCTTCCGGGCGCTGAACGCGATCTGGCTCGCCACGAGCGACGGCCGGACCACTCCACGCAAACTAGTTGCCGACGGCTACTTCAACTCCGACCCGGACTTCTCCCCCGACGGCAAGACCTTGCTGTACGCAAGCGACCGCGACGGCACCGCCGACCTCTGGCTGCACGACCTTTCGACCGGCAAGAACACCAAGCTCTCCGGCCTCCCCGGCGCCCAGACCGCCCCGCGTTTCGCGCCGGACGGCAAGCGAATCGCGTACCAGGACCAGGACGGCGTCGCCTGGATCCTCGACCTCGGCTCCGGCCAGGTCCGTCAAGTCACGCCGACGCTGTTCCAACCCGGCCGAGTCAGCTGGTCGCGCGACGGCAAGACCCTCGTCCTAGCGGCGGTCAAACCGTTCTCGAAGCGCTTCCGCGAAGGCACCAGCCAGCTCCTGTACGTCGACGTGGCGACCGCCGCGCTCGAGTACGTCGAGCCGATGCCATTCCGTTCACTCGCCACTCGCGGCGACGACGGCCCGGTGTTCTCCCCGGACGGCAAGCAGCTCGCGTTCGTCGTCGAGAGCCTGCTGTACGTCGTACCCGTCGATGCCCGCGGCCGCTTCACCGCCGAACCGCGCGCGATCACCAAGGAGGTCACGGACTCCCCCGTCTGGCAGGACAACCGCACCCTGCTCTACCTCCACAACGGAACGTTGCGCAGGACAACAATCACCGGCGGCCGGCCCGCAACCGTCAAACTCGACCTCTGGTACCGGCGCGCGACGATCAAGCAGCACGTCACGATTCACGCCGGCGCACTCTGGGACGGCCGCGCCAGCACGCTTCGCCGCGACGTCGACATCGTCCTCGACGGCGCGCGGATCGCCGCCGTACGCGACCACGACGGCCGTCGCGGCAGCAAAACCGGCAGCACGGCCGGGAGTACATCCGGCAGTACGGCTGACATCGACGCGTCGAAGCTGACCGTGATGCCGGGCCTGATCGACGCCCACAACCATTGGCATCTGCGCGGCCGTGCCTGGGGCGCGCGCCAGGGCAACCTCTGGCTGGCGTACGGAATCACGTCGACGCGATCACCCGGCGACCCGGTATACCAAATGCAGGAGACCCGCGAAGCGCTGGCCGGCGGATCATTGCGGGGACCGCGCTACTTCGCCACCGGCGAGGCGATCGACGGATCCCGCGTGTACTACAACTTCATGCGCCCGACCCTGTCCGTACAGCAACTCGCGCTCGAACTCGATCGCGTCGAAGGACTCGCGTACGACCTGGTGAAAACGTACGTTCGGCTGCCGATCGAGTACCAGCGGCGCGCGATCGCGTACGTCCATCGGCTCGGGCTCCAACTGTCGTCGCACTACCTTTACCCCGCCGAGCATCTCGGCATGGACGGCATGGAGCACACCGGCGCGACGAATCGGCTCGGGTACTCGCACACGGTCAGCCGACTGGGACGCGCGTACGCGGATGTGATCACGCTCTTCACCCAGGCCGGGCTGTCCGTGACGCCGACGTTGTTCAACTCGACGATGGCGCATGTCGACGATCCGAGTCTGCTGACGGACCGCCGGACGACCACGCTCTATCCGTCCTGGGAGTACGACTACCTGATCGGCGAGGTCGAGACCGCGAAAGGACCGGCCGGCGTCACCACCCGCGAACTCCTCCGCGGCAACGTCGACATGGTCCTCCGCATCCACCGCGGCGGCGGCCTCGTCATCGCGGGCACCGACACCCCGCTCGACAACATGGCGATCTCACTGCACGCCAACCTCCGCTCGATGGTCGCGGGCGGTTTCACCCCGTACGAGGCGCTCACCACCGCGACCCACAACCCCGCGAAGTGGCTCCGCGTGGAAGACAAGCTCGGCGTCGTACGCCCCGGCGCGCAGGCCGACCTGTCCTTCGTCACCGGCGACCCACTGTCCGACATCCGCGCGGCCGCCGCGGTCCAGCAAGTGATGATTGCCGGCAATCTACATTCGGTCGACGCGCTGCTCGCCCCGTACACCCACACCACCCGCACCACCCCAACCCTCCAAACCGCCAACGCCCCACAACCCCTGACCCGCCCCCAAGCCCACGCCACCACCCCCACCCACTGGTGGCACGAACCCGAATGGCTCCACCGAGCCTGCTGCGAAGGCTGA
- a CDS encoding glucoamylase, giving the protein MRDDTRRRDRWYPPVVIAVLLAIMAVGTINNLVRNPQPRLVADGIPGVVASRAESSLSSSDLKYADLYQHALADLDGLTLPNGATLAGWNGPWRYVWPRDASFVAVARCAIGQYDEALHVLSFLDSVRPTSGRWEARYTETGGRVNDGRPKQLDGSGWVLWATWFCHAGGKYWDLVRESADQIVDELGPNGLPGASSDYWERPETQVTLGTVAPLLTGLRAAVRIATDQQHPAEAARWRTAAETLSKATDRVFGPDYPRTPPVATSFVAPGVEPIGLNGGADAIVTVLGPPFAPARPVVTTAIDDAHAVLTQPNGGVTPGEVWRADGVSWTPQTALFALSAAARGDRATADKLLSWLDEHRTSTGALPEKVNRDLEPAGEAPLAWTAALVVLADSALQNPLPIP; this is encoded by the coding sequence ATGCGGGACGACACCCGGCGGCGCGACCGGTGGTACCCGCCGGTCGTGATCGCCGTCCTGCTCGCGATCATGGCCGTCGGCACGATCAACAACCTGGTCCGCAACCCGCAACCCCGGTTGGTCGCGGACGGCATCCCCGGCGTGGTGGCAAGCCGCGCGGAGTCGTCACTCAGCAGCAGCGACCTCAAGTACGCCGACCTGTACCAGCACGCGCTGGCCGACCTGGACGGGCTGACTCTGCCGAACGGCGCCACTCTGGCCGGCTGGAACGGCCCGTGGCGGTACGTGTGGCCACGAGACGCCTCGTTCGTAGCGGTCGCCCGTTGCGCGATCGGCCAGTACGACGAGGCGCTGCACGTGCTGTCCTTCCTGGACAGCGTCCGGCCGACCAGTGGGCGCTGGGAGGCGCGCTACACGGAGACCGGCGGCCGGGTCAACGACGGACGTCCCAAACAGCTGGACGGCTCTGGCTGGGTGCTGTGGGCCACCTGGTTCTGCCACGCGGGCGGCAAGTACTGGGACCTGGTACGCGAGTCTGCTGATCAGATAGTCGACGAGCTCGGGCCGAACGGCCTGCCTGGTGCATCGTCGGACTACTGGGAGCGCCCAGAGACACAGGTGACGCTGGGTACGGTCGCACCGCTGCTGACTGGTCTACGAGCAGCCGTCCGCATCGCTACTGACCAGCAGCATCCCGCAGAGGCTGCACGTTGGCGGACTGCGGCGGAGACCTTGTCGAAAGCAACAGATCGAGTTTTCGGACCGGACTACCCAAGGACGCCACCAGTAGCGACCAGCTTCGTCGCACCGGGTGTCGAGCCGATCGGGCTGAACGGTGGCGCGGACGCGATCGTCACGGTCCTCGGCCCACCATTCGCTCCGGCTCGTCCGGTTGTCACGACGGCGATTGACGACGCCCATGCCGTACTGACCCAACCGAACGGCGGTGTGACGCCAGGCGAGGTGTGGCGGGCGGACGGGGTGTCGTGGACTCCGCAGACCGCGTTGTTCGCGCTCAGCGCCGCGGCACGTGGTGACCGCGCCACAGCGGACAAGCTGTTGTCATGGCTCGACGAGCACCGGACGAGCACCGGTGCGCTGCCAGAGAAGGTCAACCGGGACCTGGAGCCGGCCGGCGAGGCACCACTTGCGTGGACCGCCGCGCTGGTCGTCCTCGCCGACTCGGCCCTACAGAACCCGCTGCCTATCCCCTAG